The Oncorhynchus nerka isolate Pitt River linkage group LG12, Oner_Uvic_2.0, whole genome shotgun sequence genome includes a region encoding these proteins:
- the LOC115138128 gene encoding stabilizer of axonemal microtubules 2-like has product MFQAISGIWRCPPLPMRHHHCSRGSLPEEPCVLIPGCMVSEYQEKYPAYCTTVVRAAKKQNNEYQRLEGRISNMTTFKSDYVAHEVTQRPPKVTKVYVPPDGRMRHSSTYARDYPTHPVQKHIVTKPEEYHPPTAKMVAQSLYKGEFRAWHNQKVQPYRTCDNLKLNDSKFEVTTTFQDDYCHKGPAEARESFKPAADARETLPFDGATNYQTQYVPHPVQPRQPKERAVYRPTSAPLNGVSTQRQDYRGLPAEPAKPFRAKVAWESSPAVFQGTSEFRDQYKAWPLQPKHRHQAEEYCPPEGTMVGLSTAHADYVDHESQQRPQSARPPVEAWTKEARQPLQTRSTMKEDYRTWDVVRRPPMVYADELEKPKGAFANTTTFRSAYTPKTAQRATSFKPTQKLLSPQTMGEDSIYRSTYTPKEIPPCPARDGCPPGFEYSSMGAGGHRLYRTISVQETGLSQLAAATSDKPSYSHSRKSCRVPSRAKRAP; this is encoded by the exons ATGTTTCAAGCTATATCCGGAATTTGGAGATGCCCACCTTTGCCAATGAG GCATCACCACTGCTCACGAGGATCCCTTCCAGAGGAACCGTGTGTCCTGATCCCAGGCTGCATGGTCTCGGAATACCAGGAAAAGTACCCTGCCTACTGCACCACTGTTGTCCGGGCAGCCAAGAAGCAGAATAATGAGTATCAGCGTCTGGAGGGAAGGATATCCAACATGACTACTTTCAA GTCAGACTACGTGGCCCATGAAGTGACCCAGAGGCCCCCAAAGGTCACCAAGGTGTATGTGCCACCTGACGGGAGAATGAGACACAGCAGCACCTACGCCAGGGACTACCCAACACACCCTGTTCAGAAGCACATCGTGACCAAGCCAGAAGAGTATCATCCGCCCACAGCAAAGATGGTCGCTCAGTCCTTATACAAAG GGGAATTCCGAGCATGGCACAACCAGAAAGTCCAACCCTACAGGACCTGTGACAACCTGAAGCTGAACGACAGCAAGTTCGAGGTGACCACCACCTTCCAAGACGACTACTGCCACAAGGGCCCAGCCGAGGCCAGGGAGAGCTTCAAACCGGCTGCCGACGCCCGGGAGACCCTGCCCTTTGACGGCGCCACCAACTACCAGACGCAGTATGTCCCCCACCCGGTCCAGCCCAGGCAGCCCAAAGAGAGGGCCGTCTACAGGCCCACCAGCGCCCCCCTCAATGGGGTCTCCACCCAGAGGCAGGATTACCGGGGCCTGCCAGCTGAGCCCGCCAAGCCCTTTAGGGCCAAGGTGGCCTGGGAGAGCAGCCCGGCTGTATTCCAGGGGACCAGTGAGTTCCGCGACCAGTACAAGGCCTGGCCCCTGCAGCCCAAGCACCGGCACCAGGCTGAGGAGTACTGCCCACCCGAGGGCACTATGGTCGGTCTGTCCACAGCTCATGCTGACTATGTCGACCACGAGAGCCAGCAGCGGCCCCAGTCCGCCCGTCCCCCGGTCGAGGCCTGGACAAAGGAGGCCAGACAGCCCCTCCAGACCAGGTCCACCATGAAGGAGGACTACCGGACCTGGGACGTGGTCCGTCGTCCCCCCATGGTCTACGCAGATGAGCTAGAGAAACCCAAGGGGGCTTTCGCCAACACCACCACCTTCCGCTCAGCATACACGCCCAAGACGGCCCAGCGCGCCACCAGCTTTAAACCCACCCAGAAGCTGCTGAGCCCCCAGACCATGGGTGAAGACTCCATCTATCGCTCCACCTACACACCCAAGGAGATCCCACCTTGCCCAGCCCGGGATGGCTGTCCTCCTGGCTTTGAGTACAGCTCCATGGGGGCTGGAGGACACAGGCTGTACCGAACCATCTCGGTACAGGAAACGGGGCTGAGTCAGCTGGCCGCTGCAACGTCCGATAAGCCCTCTTACTCCCACAGCAGAAAGAGCTGCAGGGTCCCCAGCCGAGCCAAGAGGGCGCCATAG